Proteins co-encoded in one Luteolibacter sp. Y139 genomic window:
- a CDS encoding CHAD domain-containing protein, which translates to MSEQPSAFAGARGAIMAACAEMERLLIGLNDTHGRVGDEIHLTRKAGKKLRGALVMAGEPKPCIRWIAVIGRMLGGTRDAAVRVKTWQSLGISPIPAGSAEAAAAALLELEAHASTRRPPQAVIDWSLAALAQVRKRIETQSDEELSKAAESGADKLEKQLRKRLKRALQRVSNEDFHDCRKAAKAWLGGMALTAPGVELPGKKEAEDLASSLGDENDLEVLAAWLESRGFTPSICPAAWKLLRKRQEKIRRKSISLIRKELLPALKHAD; encoded by the coding sequence ATGTCTGAACAGCCGTCAGCCTTTGCCGGTGCCCGCGGGGCCATCATGGCCGCATGCGCCGAAATGGAGCGCCTGCTCATTGGGCTGAATGACACCCACGGCCGCGTCGGCGACGAGATCCACCTCACCCGCAAGGCCGGCAAAAAGCTCCGTGGCGCACTCGTCATGGCTGGCGAGCCGAAGCCCTGCATCCGCTGGATCGCCGTGATCGGCCGCATGCTCGGCGGCACTCGCGATGCCGCCGTCCGGGTGAAAACCTGGCAATCCCTCGGCATCAGCCCCATCCCCGCTGGCTCGGCCGAGGCCGCCGCGGCCGCCCTGCTGGAGTTGGAAGCCCACGCCTCCACCCGCCGCCCTCCACAGGCAGTCATCGATTGGTCGCTGGCAGCGCTCGCGCAGGTGCGAAAGCGGATCGAGACCCAGTCCGACGAGGAACTCTCCAAAGCCGCCGAATCCGGCGCGGACAAGCTGGAAAAACAGCTCCGCAAGCGCCTCAAGCGCGCCCTCCAGCGCGTCAGCAACGAGGACTTCCACGACTGCCGCAAGGCCGCCAAGGCATGGCTCGGAGGCATGGCCCTCACCGCTCCCGGGGTGGAATTGCCCGGCAAAAAGGAAGCCGAAGACCTCGCCAGCAGCCTCGGCGACGAAAATGACCTCGAAGTCCTCGCCGCGTGGCTGGAATCCCGCGGCTTCACCCCCAGCATCTGCCCCGCGGCTTGGAAGCTCCTGCGCAAGCGTCAGGAGAAGATCCGGCGGAAGTCGATCTCTCTCATCCGCAAGGAACTGCTCCCGGCGCTCAAGCACGCCGACTGA
- a CDS encoding OmpH family outer membrane protein has product MKRTLRSLIALSLAFGGISAAQQSARLKIATVDMSALFMAYGPTKEAKAKFDEEQKGVIKQVDERKAARDDAKKELDTLEKQLGDPSIADAKKQALYAERQAKQQQVEALQREGEEFLQRKQRAMSEQMQLRMKDILEKIRAQVQKHAEAEGYDYVLDKTGASTSQVPVLLYTKDATDITDALLKALGADAPAPAKDGK; this is encoded by the coding sequence ATGAAACGCACGCTCCGCTCCCTCATCGCCCTTTCCCTCGCTTTCGGCGGGATTTCCGCCGCGCAGCAGAGCGCCCGCCTCAAGATCGCCACCGTGGACATGTCCGCCCTGTTCATGGCCTACGGCCCCACCAAGGAAGCCAAGGCCAAGTTCGATGAGGAACAGAAGGGCGTCATCAAGCAGGTCGACGAACGCAAGGCCGCCCGCGACGACGCGAAGAAGGAGTTGGATACCTTGGAAAAGCAACTCGGCGACCCATCCATCGCAGACGCCAAGAAGCAGGCCCTCTACGCCGAGCGCCAAGCCAAGCAGCAGCAGGTGGAAGCCCTGCAACGCGAGGGCGAGGAATTCCTCCAGCGCAAGCAGCGCGCCATGAGCGAGCAAATGCAGCTCCGCATGAAGGACATTCTCGAAAAGATCCGCGCCCAAGTCCAGAAGCACGCCGAAGCCGAGGGCTACGACTACGTCCTCGATAAGACCGGTGCCAGCACCTCCCAGGTGCCCGTCCTCCTCTACACGAAGGACGCCACCGACATCACCGACGCGCTTCTCAAGGCTCTCGGCGCAGACGCACCCGCTCCTGCCAAGGACGGCAAGTAA
- a CDS encoding xylulokinase, which produces MFLGLDSSTQSLSALVIDPARGEIVREVSVNFGAALPTYNSPSGFIPGGKGGEVHADPRMWMEALDLVFEKLADGFDLSQITAVACSGQQHGSVYFDATLEARLAALSASESLESQVAPALTRATAPIWMDTSTGAECAEIAGAVGGNAEVCRISGSIAIERFTGPQIRRFFKLDPAAYHKTTVIHLVSSFVGSVMAGKSIAIDHGDGAGMNLLNLQTLDWDDALLDATAPGLRAKLPAAAASASIAGPVSGYFVHKYGLSSSCQVVLSTGDNPSSLVGMGATAPGTIVISLGTSDTFFAAMEKAVTDPQGFGHVFGNPAGGFMSLICFRNGSLAREALRDQLGLDWAAFDQEGLAKTPAGNEGKRMLPFFGPEITPRRDFDGPVRNFPAEDPAPVQVRALLEGQFLNMKLHSQWIGEEASLIRLTGGASQSNGIAQLIANVFQAPVERFAIANGAGLGAALRAAHACGHDLAKLQADFCKPAAGSRLEPDASLDAVYDRALADYRAML; this is translated from the coding sequence ATGTTCCTCGGTCTCGATTCCTCGACCCAATCGCTTTCCGCCCTCGTCATCGATCCCGCGCGTGGCGAAATCGTCCGTGAAGTCTCGGTCAATTTCGGAGCGGCTTTGCCCACCTACAACTCGCCCAGCGGCTTCATTCCGGGGGGCAAGGGGGGCGAGGTGCATGCCGACCCGCGGATGTGGATGGAGGCGCTCGATCTGGTGTTCGAGAAGCTCGCGGATGGGTTCGATCTTTCGCAAATCACGGCCGTGGCGTGCTCCGGGCAGCAGCATGGCTCGGTCTATTTCGACGCCACGCTGGAGGCGCGGCTTGCCGCCTTGAGTGCCTCGGAATCGCTGGAGAGCCAAGTTGCACCGGCGCTGACCCGGGCGACGGCGCCGATCTGGATGGACACGTCCACGGGTGCCGAGTGCGCGGAGATTGCCGGGGCGGTGGGTGGGAATGCGGAGGTATGCCGGATTTCCGGTTCCATCGCGATCGAGCGTTTCACGGGGCCGCAGATCCGGCGCTTCTTCAAGCTGGACCCGGCGGCTTATCATAAGACGACGGTCATCCATCTGGTCAGCTCGTTTGTCGGCTCGGTGATGGCAGGCAAATCGATCGCGATCGACCACGGCGACGGGGCGGGCATGAACCTGCTCAACCTGCAGACGCTGGATTGGGATGATGCGCTGTTGGATGCGACGGCTCCGGGGCTGCGGGCGAAGCTGCCGGCGGCTGCCGCCTCGGCATCGATTGCCGGGCCGGTGTCGGGCTACTTCGTCCACAAGTACGGTCTGTCTAGTAGCTGTCAGGTGGTGCTTTCCACGGGTGACAATCCGTCCTCGCTGGTCGGCATGGGCGCGACCGCGCCGGGCACGATCGTCATTTCGCTTGGCACTTCGGATACTTTCTTCGCGGCGATGGAGAAGGCGGTGACCGATCCGCAGGGTTTCGGTCACGTCTTTGGCAATCCGGCGGGTGGCTTCATGTCGCTGATCTGTTTCCGCAATGGCTCGCTGGCCCGTGAGGCGCTGCGCGACCAGCTGGGACTCGATTGGGCGGCCTTCGATCAAGAGGGCCTGGCGAAGACGCCTGCGGGCAACGAGGGCAAGCGGATGCTGCCATTCTTCGGCCCGGAGATCACCCCGCGCCGTGACTTTGATGGGCCGGTCCGCAATTTCCCCGCGGAAGATCCGGCACCGGTGCAGGTCCGTGCGCTGCTGGAAGGCCAGTTCCTCAACATGAAGCTGCACAGCCAGTGGATCGGTGAGGAGGCGTCCCTGATCCGGCTTACCGGCGGGGCGTCGCAGAGCAATGGCATCGCGCAGCTGATCGCGAATGTTTTCCAGGCGCCGGTCGAGCGCTTCGCGATTGCGAATGGTGCGGGCCTCGGTGCTGCCCTGCGGGCGGCGCATGCGTGTGGCCACGACCTCGCGAAATTGCAGGCCGATTTCTGCAAGCCGGCCGCGGGTTCACGGCTGGAGCCGGATGCCTCGCTGGACGCGGTCTATGATCGGGCGCTGGCGGATTACCGTGCGATGCTTTGA
- a CDS encoding YcxB family protein — protein sequence MSFTYQPVFRDYLTLSRHVLWAQLKLAIILGGVVTLGALIQPFAAWYLVKQSNPEAHIEIGLMNVAIPLLALLFAVSIHASIKKRWNKLEALRATVEYEFEDLGLNVRSGLNRSFIEWKQFAHTEVTKHHILLKTVPGAYFYFPKFVVPNLEELLRFLAGKIPVKGA from the coding sequence ATGAGCTTCACCTACCAGCCGGTTTTCCGGGACTACCTGACCCTCAGCCGGCACGTGCTCTGGGCGCAACTGAAGCTCGCCATCATCCTCGGCGGAGTGGTGACACTGGGCGCCCTGATCCAGCCGTTTGCCGCTTGGTATCTGGTGAAACAGAGCAATCCTGAGGCACACATTGAGATCGGACTGATGAATGTCGCGATCCCCCTCCTCGCCCTTCTCTTCGCAGTCTCGATCCACGCCTCCATCAAGAAGCGCTGGAACAAGCTCGAAGCCCTGCGAGCCACTGTGGAATACGAGTTCGAAGACTTGGGCCTTAATGTCCGCTCAGGCCTCAACCGGAGCTTCATCGAGTGGAAGCAGTTCGCCCACACCGAGGTAACCAAGCACCACATCCTCCTGAAGACCGTTCCGGGTGCCTACTTCTACTTCCCAAAATTCGTCGTTCCAAATCTCGAGGAACTCCTGCGCTTCCTAGCCGGCAAGATTCCGGTGAAAGGAGCCTGA
- a CDS encoding type II toxin-antitoxin system RelE family toxin translates to MASYRIEWRKSTAKDLRKLPPEVVGRIVRAVESLSDEPRPAGCKKLSGSDFAYRLRVGDYRVVYEVFDEVILVEIVRVGHRKDIYRD, encoded by the coding sequence ATGGCCTCTTATCGGATTGAGTGGCGAAAATCGACGGCGAAGGATCTGCGAAAACTTCCACCTGAAGTCGTCGGGCGCATCGTACGGGCAGTCGAATCGTTAAGCGACGAACCGCGACCCGCCGGATGCAAAAAGCTAAGCGGCAGCGATTTCGCCTATCGTCTCCGGGTGGGCGACTATCGTGTGGTCTACGAAGTTTTCGATGAGGTGATCCTCGTGGAAATCGTTCGCGTGGGTCACCGGAAGGATATTTACCGGGACTAG
- a CDS encoding patatin-like phospholipase family protein: MEHPVTPGLAVALGSSFLGYYAHAGFLNGLAEAGLHPARISGASAGALAGSLHAAGIRGEDLKAAVLDSGLRWSFFDWMAFLRLPGVCTSFWSSGLLSGKHAVKKLRGILDGVDLSTLVSPVMDIAVTDADLHRTEILRSGPLAELIVASCAVPCLIGIQRVGDKRYLDGGVACEVPFEHWLDDPEIDTIVIHRIRHEENSGPAVSWETIATAIGASHQTVCNELHRHRTELARMKGKRLIEIDTTTPVPGMLSQGRAPLCYERGFESGKAGW, translated from the coding sequence ATGGAGCACCCTGTCACGCCCGGTCTCGCTGTCGCCCTCGGATCCTCATTCCTGGGCTACTATGCGCATGCGGGGTTTTTGAATGGGCTGGCGGAGGCGGGTTTGCATCCGGCGCGGATTTCGGGGGCCTCGGCGGGGGCTTTGGCCGGCTCGCTACATGCGGCGGGGATTCGCGGGGAGGATTTGAAGGCGGCGGTGCTGGATTCGGGGCTGCGGTGGTCGTTTTTCGACTGGATGGCTTTCCTGCGTTTGCCGGGGGTTTGCACGTCCTTCTGGTCTTCCGGGTTGCTGTCGGGGAAGCATGCGGTGAAGAAGCTGCGTGGCATTCTCGATGGGGTGGATCTTTCCACGCTGGTGTCACCGGTGATGGATATCGCGGTGACGGACGCGGATCTGCATCGGACGGAGATCCTGAGGAGTGGTCCGCTGGCGGAGCTGATTGTGGCGAGTTGCGCGGTGCCTTGCCTGATCGGGATCCAGCGGGTGGGGGACAAGCGTTACCTTGATGGCGGGGTGGCTTGTGAGGTGCCATTCGAGCACTGGCTGGATGATCCGGAGATCGATACGATTGTGATCCATCGGATTCGCCATGAGGAGAATAGCGGGCCGGCGGTTTCCTGGGAGACGATCGCGACGGCGATCGGGGCTTCGCATCAGACGGTCTGCAATGAGCTGCACCGGCATCGCACGGAGTTGGCGCGGATGAAGGGCAAGCGGCTGATTGAGATCGATACGACGACTCCGGTGCCTGGGATGCTTAGCCAGGGGAGGGCGCCGCTTTGTTATGAGCGGGGGTTTGAGTCGGGGAAGGCGGGATGGTGA
- a CDS encoding HesB/IscA family protein: MSATAVNFKIGNEKLVRVMDAASAHLRGLLEKQGRPEGGLRIAVIGGGCSGLQYKMDLVDGPRDRDIMVPSNGVNVVIDPKSALFVSGSELDWSDDLQQGGFKVSNPNAVVTCSCGESFAA; this comes from the coding sequence ATGTCGGCCACGGCGGTGAATTTCAAGATCGGGAACGAGAAGCTGGTCCGTGTCATGGACGCGGCCTCCGCCCACCTGCGCGGTCTTCTCGAAAAGCAGGGCCGCCCCGAAGGCGGGCTCCGCATCGCCGTCATCGGCGGCGGCTGCAGCGGCCTGCAGTATAAGATGGACCTCGTCGATGGCCCCCGCGACCGCGACATCATGGTCCCCAGCAACGGTGTGAACGTCGTCATCGACCCCAAGAGCGCCCTCTTCGTCAGCGGCAGCGAGCTCGATTGGTCGGACGATCTCCAGCAGGGCGGCTTCAAGGTCAGCAACCCGAACGCCGTCGTCACCTGCTCCTGCGGCGAAAGTTTCGCAGCCTGA
- a CDS encoding DnaJ domain-containing protein: MDPFTTLGLEPKLAISEEELRAAFREAGKRDHPDAGGTGEDFAKVQEAFAQLSRPSKRLRAWLAAKNLTGDERGAISPGLVDLFGKVGTVLQQADAVTKRRESALSALAKAMLEPAVQQTREALEAALDDVAASTAAEEAQFPAIESGAGDPWRTARDLAFLEKWQAELKSRFAALW; encoded by the coding sequence ATGGACCCGTTCACAACCCTCGGCCTGGAGCCAAAACTGGCGATCTCCGAGGAGGAACTACGCGCCGCCTTCCGCGAAGCCGGAAAACGCGACCACCCCGACGCCGGCGGCACCGGCGAGGATTTCGCCAAGGTCCAGGAAGCCTTCGCCCAGCTCTCCCGCCCGTCCAAACGCCTCCGCGCCTGGCTGGCCGCGAAAAACCTCACCGGCGACGAACGCGGCGCCATCTCCCCCGGCCTCGTCGATCTCTTCGGAAAAGTCGGCACCGTCCTCCAGCAGGCCGACGCCGTCACCAAGCGCCGCGAGTCCGCCCTCAGCGCCCTCGCCAAGGCCATGCTGGAGCCCGCCGTCCAGCAAACCCGCGAGGCTTTGGAAGCCGCCTTGGACGACGTCGCCGCCTCCACCGCCGCCGAAGAAGCCCAGTTCCCCGCCATCGAGTCCGGCGCCGGCGACCCCTGGCGCACCGCCCGCGACCTCGCCTTCCTCGAAAAATGGCAAGCCGAGCTCAAATCCCGCTTCGCCGCCCTCTGGTAA
- the rpmB gene encoding 50S ribosomal protein L28, with protein sequence MARVCSIRGSRVRSGGKINRSGLAKKKGGIGRHVTKVVKRQVAPNLQTKRIWVPELNRFVRLTLSAKAIKTINKNGAYVTLKDAGLV encoded by the coding sequence ATGGCCCGAGTCTGCAGCATCCGAGGAAGCCGAGTCCGTTCCGGCGGCAAAATCAACCGTTCCGGTCTCGCCAAGAAAAAGGGCGGTATCGGCCGTCACGTCACCAAGGTCGTCAAGCGCCAGGTCGCTCCGAACCTTCAAACCAAGCGCATCTGGGTGCCCGAGCTGAATCGCTTCGTGCGCCTCACCCTGAGCGCCAAGGCCATCAAGACCATCAACAAGAATGGTGCCTACGTGACCCTGAAGGACGCAGGTCTCGTCTGA